A single genomic interval of Coregonus clupeaformis isolate EN_2021a chromosome 36, ASM2061545v1, whole genome shotgun sequence harbors:
- the LOC121552607 gene encoding dnaJ homolog subfamily C member 5 isoform X2 has translation MATTGTGAAEPNRPGPQRKMSTTGESLYKVLGLEKGASAEDVKRAYRKLALKYHPDKNPDNPEAADKFKEINNANSILNDDGKRRIYDEYGSMGLYVSDQFGEESVKYYFLMSKWWFKTMAVCCTVFSCCCCCCCCCFCCGKCKPPEEDDHYQYVDPEDLEAQIKAETDGGPRAPIVIQPHSIAIEVPETSQPAASQPTSKPQQ, from the exons ATGGCCACGACAGGCACAGGCGCAGCTGAGCCAAACCGGCCAGGCCCCCAGAGGAAGATGTCCACAACAGGGGAGAGCTTGTACAAGGTGCTAGGCCTGGAGAAAGGAGCTTCCGCTGAGGACGTCAAGAGAGCCTACAG GAAACTAGCGTTAAAGTACCACCCAGACAAGAACCCAGACAACCCGGAGGCTGCAGATAAGTTTAAAGAGATCAACAACGCCAACTCCATCCTGAACGATGACGGCAAGAGGAGGATCTACGACGAGTACGGCTCCATGGGCCTCTACGTGTCCGATCAGTTTGGAGAGGAGAGCGTCAAATACTACTTCCTCATGTCCAAGTGGTGGTttaag ACCATGGCCGTGTGCTGTACCGTCTTctcctgctgctgttgctgctgctgctgctgtttctgCTGCGGGAAGTGCAAACCGCCGGAGGAGGATGATCACTACCAGTACGTGGACCCAGAGGACCTGGAGGCACAGATCAAAGCTGAGACGGACGGAG GTCCACGTGCCCCTATCGTGATCCAGCCACATTCCATCGCCATCGAGGTTCCAGAGACCTCCCAGCCTGCAGCCAGCCAGCCCACCTCCAAGCCCCAGCAGTGA
- the LOC121552607 gene encoding dnaJ homolog subfamily C member 5 isoform X4, whose translation MATTGTGAAEPNRPGPQRKMSTTGESLYKVLGLEKGASAEDVKRAYRKLALKYHPDKNPDNPEAADKFKEINNANSILNDDGKRRIYDEYGSMGLYVSDQFGEESVKYYFLMSKWWFKTMAVCCTVFSCCCCCCCCCFCCGKCKPPEEDDHYQYVDPEDLEAQIKAETDGGK comes from the exons ATGGCCACGACAGGCACAGGCGCAGCTGAGCCAAACCGGCCAGGCCCCCAGAGGAAGATGTCCACAACAGGGGAGAGCTTGTACAAGGTGCTAGGCCTGGAGAAAGGAGCTTCCGCTGAGGACGTCAAGAGAGCCTACAG GAAACTAGCGTTAAAGTACCACCCAGACAAGAACCCAGACAACCCGGAGGCTGCAGATAAGTTTAAAGAGATCAACAACGCCAACTCCATCCTGAACGATGACGGCAAGAGGAGGATCTACGACGAGTACGGCTCCATGGGCCTCTACGTGTCCGATCAGTTTGGAGAGGAGAGCGTCAAATACTACTTCCTCATGTCCAAGTGGTGGTttaag ACCATGGCCGTGTGCTGTACCGTCTTctcctgctgctgttgctgctgctgctgctgtttctgCTGCGGGAAGTGCAAACCGCCGGAGGAGGATGATCACTACCAGTACGTGGACCCAGAGGACCTGGAGGCACAGATCAAAGCTGAGACGGACGGAG GAAAGTGA
- the LOC121552607 gene encoding dnaJ homolog subfamily C member 5 isoform X1, with translation MATTGTGAAEPNRPGPQRKMSTTGESLYKVLGLEKGASAEDVKRAYRKLALKYHPDKNPDNPEAADKFKEINNANSILNDDGKRRIYDEYGSMGLYVSDQFGEESVKYYFLMSKWWFKTMAVCCTVFSCCCCCCCCCFCCGKCKPPEEDDHYQYVDPEDLEAQIKAETDGGDTVIIVQPIPVAVPIAVSSPVAESISLGPAISLGPAISLGPANSLGPANSRGPSNPVVDNQTSPVAAENPGETLPESK, from the exons ATGGCCACGACAGGCACAGGCGCAGCTGAGCCAAACCGGCCAGGCCCCCAGAGGAAGATGTCCACAACAGGGGAGAGCTTGTACAAGGTGCTAGGCCTGGAGAAAGGAGCTTCCGCTGAGGACGTCAAGAGAGCCTACAG GAAACTAGCGTTAAAGTACCACCCAGACAAGAACCCAGACAACCCGGAGGCTGCAGATAAGTTTAAAGAGATCAACAACGCCAACTCCATCCTGAACGATGACGGCAAGAGGAGGATCTACGACGAGTACGGCTCCATGGGCCTCTACGTGTCCGATCAGTTTGGAGAGGAGAGCGTCAAATACTACTTCCTCATGTCCAAGTGGTGGTttaag ACCATGGCCGTGTGCTGTACCGTCTTctcctgctgctgttgctgctgctgctgctgtttctgCTGCGGGAAGTGCAAACCGCCGGAGGAGGATGATCACTACCAGTACGTGGACCCAGAGGACCTGGAGGCACAGATCAAAGCTGAGACGGACGGAG GTGACACTGTAATCATTGTGCAGCCCATACCTGTAGCCGTACCTATAGCTGTATCGAGTCCTGTGGCTGAGAGCATCAGCCTAGGCCCTGCCATCAGCCTAGGCCCTGCCATCAGCCTAGGCCCTGCCAACAGCCTAGGCCCTGCCAACAGCCGAGGCCCTTCCAATCCAGTGGTTGACAACCAGACCAGTCCAGTGGCTGCTGAGAACCCAGGCGAAACGTTGCCGGAGTCTAAATGA
- the LOC121552607 gene encoding dnaJ homolog subfamily C member 5 isoform X3, producing MATTGTGAAEPNRPGPQRKMSTTGESLYKVLGLEKGASAEDVKRAYRKLALKYHPDKNPDNPEAADKFKEINNANSILNDDGKRRIYDEYGSMGLYVSDQFGEESVKYYFLMSKWWFKTMAVCCTVFSCCCCCCCCCFCCGKCKPPEEDDHYQYVDPEDLEAQIKAETDGEQKSRRGGQKREERQGNRWGQSSQTGMGRKG from the exons ATGGCCACGACAGGCACAGGCGCAGCTGAGCCAAACCGGCCAGGCCCCCAGAGGAAGATGTCCACAACAGGGGAGAGCTTGTACAAGGTGCTAGGCCTGGAGAAAGGAGCTTCCGCTGAGGACGTCAAGAGAGCCTACAG GAAACTAGCGTTAAAGTACCACCCAGACAAGAACCCAGACAACCCGGAGGCTGCAGATAAGTTTAAAGAGATCAACAACGCCAACTCCATCCTGAACGATGACGGCAAGAGGAGGATCTACGACGAGTACGGCTCCATGGGCCTCTACGTGTCCGATCAGTTTGGAGAGGAGAGCGTCAAATACTACTTCCTCATGTCCAAGTGGTGGTttaag ACCATGGCCGTGTGCTGTACCGTCTTctcctgctgctgttgctgctgctgctgctgtttctgCTGCGGGAAGTGCAAACCGCCGGAGGAGGATGATCACTACCAGTACGTGGACCCAGAGGACCTGGAGGCACAGATCAAAGCTGAGACGGACGGAG AGCAaaagagcaggagaggaggacagaagagggaggagaggcagggaaACAGATGGGGCCAGAGCAGCCAAACAGGGATGGGGAGGAAGGGATGA